cttcatgctcttcagtcttcacagagacaacagtcagtggaaacttgctgacatcagcctcctcctgccctacaggacactctcccccctcttcctctttgaaataagagggctgtggatcctccttgtcccctttaaaatgtgagggctgtggatactctaaagtgaaactgtccccctgcagatgagggagacattcttcttggtgtccaatcagctgatggatgtctacaggacacaaacaaaacacattttaactcctacatgctaaatattaaattgtacatgaaatatagggctgtggctattgaaaatggtattaatcaagtgttctaatggaaatgtttccgattagttgagtaactgaataaaacagtgttgcttggttaaagacaaatttaagcgactataagacatttcatgttgtgatccggcttgtgcctgctcctcggctgaagccgacacctgctcctcggctgaagccgacacctgctcctcggctgaagccgacacctgctcctcggctgaagccgacacctgctcctcggctgaagccgacacctgctcctcggctgaagccgacacctgctcccagtctggttctcacaccagcacaaactccaaggctggagcccactccggtaccagcaccacgacaggtaccggtgccagctccgtgccgccaagcaccggtgccagctccgcgccgccaagcaccgccgacgacggggctggagcccacaccagcgccgacgacggggctggagcccacaccagcgtcgacgacggggctggagcccacaccagcgtcgacgacggggctggagcccacaccagcgtcgacgacggggctggagcccacaccagcgtcgacgacggggctggagcccacaccagcgtcgacgacggggctggagcccacaccagcaccaccgacgactcctgcggctcccaggccgcctccgacgactcctgcggctcccaggccgcctccgacgactcctgcggctcccaggccgcctccgacgactcctgcggctcccaggccgcctccgacgactcctgcggctcccaggccgcctccgacgactcctgcggctcccaggccgcctccgacgactcctgcggctcccaggccgcctccgacgactcctgcggctgcagcacccgcatcatcctcgccagctgcactcgggcctgctttggctgcagtccccgcaccctcgtctgctgcttccaagcctgctgggatttcggtgctgaggcgtcgtccaccacgtcgaccacgggcgttgcctctgcgaggtcatcctcctcgccagatactccctcctccatgtcggccacggatgtggccgtgcccgggtcgtccgcctcgccgggcacctcatcctgcgaggcggccactaatgtggccttttcgaggtcgcccgccaaaactttttcggcagcagcgttccacccgccgccgccacatgatgtgtcctcggtggattcggggacatgcgatctggcgaccctccaccgtggactccttccgccctcccttcgtttgtgaactttctggttttgggagggggttctctttattgcagttttttgggggcatctgggatctgccccttaagggggggggtaatgttgtgatccggcttccggatcacacatctctagcatgtttgtcttttttgtattgtcctactatgttttgatcatgttttggactctaccgatcccgtttgttagcgcacttccttatttacattcatcaccatgacaacttattggctcctcctgcatggctcattcacacaccggtttgtaattatgttttctgtatttaagcccctctgctacctagttcgctctcgccagtttgtttgcacctgcaaccgttacgtgagtggtctctgtttatttttctgcttgctaaatgtagcttgcctccgcgcgcttggctcgcgctttatggacttcgaactctgtcttctgtgtatattagcattt
This portion of the Nerophis ophidion isolate RoL-2023_Sa unplaced genomic scaffold, RoL_Noph_v1.0 HiC_scaffold_56, whole genome shotgun sequence genome encodes:
- the LOC133546986 gene encoding uncharacterized protein LOC133546986 isoform X2 encodes the protein MCQRTTAEYEEELCPTKEEKERQHEKHQVVLHRTDIHQLIGHQEECLPHLQGDSFTLEYPQPSHFKGDKEDPQPSYFKEEEGGECPVGQEEADVSKFPLTVVSVKTEEHEDKPPESSQLHHSPTALETMRGAGD